The Vicia villosa cultivar HV-30 ecotype Madison, WI unplaced genomic scaffold, Vvil1.0 ctg.000920F_1_1, whole genome shotgun sequence genome has a window encoding:
- the LOC131632226 gene encoding probable nucleolar protein 5-2: MLLLFETAAGFALFKVLDEGKLSKVEDLQESFSSADTARKVVKLKAFSKFENTSEALKSANLLIDGKASKDLRKFLSVHCQNETLGVADTKLASIIKEKLQIDCVHNIGVMELLRGVRYQLTELIAGLAVQDMAPMSLGLSHSLSRYKLKFSADKVDTMIVQAIGLLDDLDKELNTYAMRVREWYGWHFPELTKIILDNIQYAKSVKLMGDRINAAKLDFSEILSEEVEAEVKEASVISMGTEIGDLDLENIRELCDQVLSLSEYRAQLYDYLKSRMNTIAPNLTAMVGELVGARLIAHGGSLINLAKQPGSTVQILGAEKALFRALKTKHATPKYGLIYHASLIGQAAPKFKGKISRSLAAKTALAIRCDALGDGQDNTMGLENRAKLEARLRGLEGKELGRFAGSAKGKPKIEAYDKDRKNGGLITPAKTYNPAADSIIEPKSNSAMDEDTLETPVADKKKEKKEKKEKKEKKKKEKKEEKVDDVVEEPEQEVVKKEKKKRKKESPEKAELQNGDNNLNGGEKKKKRKKSAEEEDTADMPSKKKEKKKKKDV, encoded by the exons ATGCTTCTACTGTTCGAAACCGCCGCTGGTTTTGCACTTTTCAAAGTGCTGGATGAAGGAAAACTCTCAAAAGTTGAG GACTTACAAGAGTCGTTTTCCAGTGCGGATACTGCCAGAAAG GTGGTGAAATTGAAAGCATTTTCCAAGTTTGAGAATACATCAGAAGCTCTAAAGTCTGCTAATTTACTGATTGATGGAAAAGCTAGCAAGGATTTGCGCAAGTTTTTAAGTGTTCATTGTCAAAATGAAACATTAGGTGTAGCTGACACGAAGCTTGCGAGTATCATTAAGGAAAAATTG CAAATCGACTGTGTTCACAACATTGGTGTTATGGAGTTGTTGAGAGGTGTCAGATATCAATTGACTGAACTCATAGCAGGTCTCGCTGTTCAAGACATGGCCCCCATGAGCTTGGGTTTGTCTCATAGCTTGTCCAGATACAAGTTGAAGTTTAGTGCTGACAAG GTGGATACTATGATTGTCCAAGCTATTGGTTTACTTGATGATCTTGATAAAGAGCTGAACACCTACGCCATGAGAGTTCGTGAGTGGTATGGTTGGCATTTTCCCGAACTTACCAAAATCATATTGGACAACATCCAATATGCAAAATCAGTCAAGTTGATGGGGGATCGCATCAATGCTGCAAAACTCGATTTCTCTGAG ATTTTGTCAGAGGAGGTTGAGGCAGAGGTGAAGGAAGCATCAGTAATATCTATGGGAACTGAAATTGGTGACCTTGATTTAGAAAACATTAGAGAGCTCTGTGATCAGGTTTTGTCTCTTTCAGAATACAGGGCACAACTATATGATTATCTCAAGAGTAGGATGAACACCATAGCACCCAATTTGACTGCTATGGTTGGGGAGCTTGTCGGCGCTCGTCTCATTGCCCATGGTGGTAGCTTAATAAATCTTGCAAAGCAGCCTGGTAGTACTGTGCAGATTCTCGGTGCTGAGAAGGCTCTTTTTAGAGCACTTAAGACTAAACATGCTACTCCAAAGTATGGCCTCATTTACCATGCATCCTTGATCGGTCAGGCAGCTCCAAAGTTCAAGGGCAAAATTTCTCGATCACTTGCTGCAAAGACTGCTTTGGCTATCAGGTGTGATGCACTTGGAGATGGGCAAGATAACACCATGGGATTGGAGAACAGAGCCAAG CTTGAAGCAAGATTGAGAGGTCTCGAAGGTAAAGAATTAGGTCGCTTTGCCGGTTCTGCTAAAGGGAAGCCCAAGATTGAAGCATATGACAAGGATAGAAAGAATGGAGGACTGATAACACCTGCTAAG ACATATAATCCCGCAGCTGATTCAATTATTGAACCCAAGTCTAATTCTGCAATGGATGAAGATACACTAGAGACTCCTGTTGCTGacaaaaagaaggaaaagaaggaaaagaaagaaaagaaagagaagaagaaaaaggagaaaaaagaaGAGAAGGTTGACGATGTTGTCGAGGAACCTGAACAGGAGGttgtgaaaaaagaaaagaagaagagaaagaaggaatCTCCAGAGAAAGCAGAGTTACAGAATGGTGACAATAATTTGAATGGaggagaaaagaagaaaaagagaaagaagagtgcAGAGGAGGAAGACACAGCTGATATGCCgagcaaaaagaaagaaaaaaagaagaaaaaggacgTTTAG